Proteins co-encoded in one Sulfuricystis thermophila genomic window:
- a CDS encoding cytochrome c produces the protein MKNGQAWQWGITLTLSSVIFGAQAQGTPEDMKRGMELMQRQMAVMSPELAEKANALSPEIKKFLMHVALRHERRSDTLTLRQVMQEILAEHQMIGAAIATDNGPMAADAARRLALHRLPKGGMLPYLKIEKVTTESLSVLPSMEAAVEGNAQKIAEAAEKGDMVAAAHHYGEMTAGCVACHMHFRGQPGATPYTPRLK, from the coding sequence ATGAAGAACGGGCAAGCTTGGCAATGGGGCATTACATTGACATTGAGCAGCGTGATCTTCGGTGCTCAGGCACAAGGCACCCCCGAAGACATGAAGCGCGGCATGGAGCTGATGCAGCGACAAATGGCCGTGATGTCACCCGAACTGGCTGAGAAAGCGAATGCATTATCACCAGAAATCAAGAAATTTCTGATGCATGTGGCATTACGGCATGAGCGCCGCAGTGATACGTTGACACTTCGTCAAGTGATGCAGGAGATCTTGGCCGAGCATCAGATGATTGGTGCAGCAATTGCCACCGATAATGGCCCGATGGCAGCCGATGCCGCACGTCGCCTTGCCCTTCATCGGCTACCGAAAGGCGGCATGCTGCCCTATTTGAAAATCGAGAAAGTGACGACTGAGTCGCTATCGGTGCTACCGAGCATGGAAGCGGCGGTAGAAGGCAATGCCCAGAAAATCGCCGAAGCTGCTGAAAAGGGCGACATGGTCGCCGCTGCACACCACTATGGAGAAATGACAGCCGGATGCGTTGCCTGTCACATGCATTTTCGTGGCCAACCCGGGGCCACCCCCTACACCCCGCGCCTGAAGTAG
- a CDS encoding response regulator — translation MTERNYVLVVDDDEGLRELLVRYLADNGYIATAVGDGVAMRAHLRTCPVDVILLDVMLPGEDGLSLARNLNAEATDYAPAIIMLSARGEEVDRVVGLELGADDYLTKPFSHRELLARISAVLRRRQPTSSAGKIRRFGPYVVDIEAHCLTCNGKEINLSGAEFSLLQVLLDHPNRVLSRDALVELLKGYDRAPFDRMVDVRVTRLRRKIEPDPAHPIYLRTVWGEGYLFSPRGVIGK, via the coding sequence GTGACTGAACGCAATTACGTACTGGTTGTCGATGACGACGAAGGCCTACGCGAACTGCTGGTCCGCTATCTGGCCGATAATGGGTATATTGCGACGGCTGTTGGCGATGGAGTGGCGATGAGGGCTCATTTGCGGACATGCCCTGTGGATGTCATCCTGCTCGACGTGATGCTCCCCGGTGAGGATGGCTTGTCGCTGGCACGTAACCTCAATGCCGAGGCGACCGATTATGCACCAGCTATCATCATGTTGTCGGCGCGCGGTGAAGAGGTCGATCGTGTCGTCGGCCTCGAATTGGGAGCCGATGATTACCTTACAAAACCCTTTAGCCATCGTGAGTTGTTGGCACGAATCTCCGCCGTGCTGCGGCGACGCCAACCCACATCGAGTGCAGGAAAGATACGGCGTTTCGGCCCCTACGTCGTCGATATCGAGGCACACTGCCTTACCTGCAATGGTAAAGAGATCAATCTTTCTGGCGCTGAATTTTCTCTTTTGCAGGTGCTGCTTGATCATCCCAATCGCGTTCTCAGCCGTGATGCGTTAGTGGAATTGTTGAAAGGTTATGACCGTGCGCCATTCGATCGCATGGTCGATGTGCGCGTTACACGACTGCGCCGCAAGATCGAACCCGATCCGGCGCATCCGATCTATCTCCGCACTGTCTGGGGAGAGGGATATCTTTTTTCTCCGCGAGGGGTGATAGGCAAATGA
- a CDS encoding ATP-binding protein: protein MSWLLQRFIPSTLFGRTAMVIAAASIAFQMFTLGVIVYFALMPLGRLATDDFAALLLASARTWQAAPAAERGALKERFNQQYRIAISDTPVVTGEFVRILPYFHFLEHALSSRTGIPIHLGKGVAKDGAVWYWTKVPVDDPNGANANLYIGFPADRVAVQPSVALMIILLVGAIVTLLTSARLAHWLIRPLSQLAAATQRIGKGQRPVPLPETGPTELATLAREFNRMGEEVETLLANRTTLLAGISHDLRSPLARIRLALGMAIEKPDPELLERCMRDVENMNQLIARCLEVGRDFAEQDTVEISLCQLLEEVVREHAYGADIRGRKGADCRVHAKPLALKRILTNLVENAVRYGEGQPIDIEYDLFQKNVEIRILDRGPGIPESEREAVFQPFRRLDPSRSSRTGGSGLGLAIVRQIAQTNGWIVELETRPGGGTIARVRLPLDTN, encoded by the coding sequence ATGAGCTGGCTACTGCAACGGTTCATCCCTTCAACATTGTTTGGCCGCACGGCAATGGTCATTGCCGCAGCCTCCATTGCGTTTCAAATGTTTACCCTGGGGGTGATCGTCTATTTCGCATTGATGCCGCTCGGGCGCCTGGCTACCGATGATTTCGCAGCTCTACTGCTGGCTAGCGCTCGAACCTGGCAGGCAGCCCCTGCTGCCGAACGGGGTGCGCTGAAAGAACGATTCAACCAACAATACCGCATAGCGATCAGCGATACTCCAGTAGTAACCGGGGAGTTCGTCAGAATCCTGCCTTACTTCCATTTTCTTGAACATGCCCTGTCCTCCCGTACCGGAATTCCGATTCACCTTGGCAAAGGCGTGGCGAAGGATGGGGCTGTCTGGTATTGGACAAAGGTTCCCGTTGATGATCCCAACGGGGCTAATGCGAACCTGTATATAGGCTTCCCAGCAGATCGCGTCGCAGTACAGCCTTCCGTCGCTCTCATGATCATTTTGCTGGTTGGTGCGATCGTCACCCTGCTAACTTCGGCGCGTCTAGCACATTGGCTTATCCGCCCTTTGTCTCAATTGGCGGCAGCGACGCAACGTATTGGCAAGGGCCAACGACCGGTTCCATTGCCTGAAACTGGACCGACTGAACTGGCAACGCTGGCTCGTGAGTTCAACCGGATGGGGGAAGAAGTGGAAACTCTTCTCGCTAATCGAACCACGCTCTTGGCGGGAATCTCGCATGATTTGCGTTCACCTCTGGCGCGCATACGTCTGGCGCTGGGCATGGCAATCGAAAAGCCTGACCCGGAATTATTGGAGCGCTGCATGCGCGATGTGGAGAACATGAATCAATTGATCGCACGTTGCCTCGAAGTGGGGCGCGATTTTGCCGAACAGGATACGGTCGAGATCAGCTTGTGCCAGCTGCTCGAAGAGGTGGTGCGCGAACATGCCTACGGTGCCGACATCCGGGGCCGCAAAGGAGCAGATTGTCGCGTCCATGCCAAGCCATTGGCTCTGAAACGCATCCTGACAAATCTGGTCGAGAATGCAGTTCGTTACGGAGAAGGACAGCCCATCGACATCGAATACGATCTTTTTCAGAAAAATGTCGAGATCCGTATCCTCGACCGTGGGCCGGGGATTCCAGAGAGTGAACGTGAGGCGGTTTTTCAGCCATTCCGTCGCCTGGATCCTTCACGCAGCAGCCGTACTGGGGGGAGTGGCCTCGGGTTAGCGATCGTGCGCCAGATTGCACAAACTAACGGATGGATCGTCGAGCTCGAAACACGCCCAGGAGGTGGCACGATCGCGCGCGTCAGGCTGCCGCTCGATACGAACTAG
- a CDS encoding NnrS family protein encodes MKRLAHPIFALGFRTLFPLACLAGMILPLWWVLVFSGAVPPAPSLGGESAPGGTPSLPPAPSFVQAPLQWHAHEMFYGFGWALLGGFLLTATKNWVGVRGWHGGALALLAGAWFLDRIALSVGTAWSPWLFWPATLLFQLAITVMLMHTLLKQNLRASGSDNYFFWIALPLFLPAKVLILQGDFYALGVGMSLALFRLAFLIMLERTQVQFMRHGFGVEILRDRRLDLPIKWFAVALVFAEAMPASLAGALELMLAALLLWRFAFWHPAKALSRLDIGIMYVGYLLIVAQLIVAGIGRFIELAWVGTVAVHLFTVGVMGLIGPAMIVRISKGHTGREVVFTHLDKAVLWIMILGFLARVVAPQLYPSGYLTWLILAASFWLVAFAILLWRILPMLAAPRVDGREG; translated from the coding sequence ATGAAACGCCTGGCCCATCCGATTTTCGCCCTCGGCTTTCGCACCCTGTTTCCGCTCGCCTGCTTGGCCGGGATGATCCTGCCGCTTTGGTGGGTGTTGGTGTTCTCGGGTGCCGTCCCGCCAGCGCCGAGTTTGGGAGGTGAGTCGGCGCCCGGCGGGACGCCCTCGCTTCCGCCAGCGCCGAGTTTCGTCCAGGCGCCATTGCAATGGCACGCCCACGAGATGTTCTATGGCTTCGGCTGGGCGCTCCTCGGCGGCTTTCTGCTCACCGCGACGAAGAACTGGGTCGGCGTGCGCGGCTGGCACGGCGGCGCGCTCGCGTTGCTCGCCGGCGCCTGGTTTCTCGACCGCATCGCGCTGAGCGTCGGCACGGCCTGGTCGCCATGGCTCTTCTGGCCGGCCACGCTGCTCTTCCAGCTCGCGATCACCGTGATGCTGATGCACACGCTGCTCAAGCAAAATCTACGCGCGTCCGGCAGCGACAACTACTTCTTCTGGATCGCGCTGCCGCTCTTTTTGCCGGCGAAAGTCCTCATCCTGCAGGGCGACTTCTATGCGCTCGGCGTCGGCATGTCGCTGGCGCTCTTCCGGCTGGCCTTCCTGATCATGCTCGAACGCACGCAGGTGCAGTTCATGCGCCATGGCTTTGGTGTCGAGATCCTGCGCGATCGTCGCCTCGACCTGCCGATCAAGTGGTTTGCCGTAGCGCTCGTCTTTGCCGAAGCAATGCCCGCGTCGCTCGCTGGAGCACTCGAATTGATGCTCGCCGCGCTGCTGCTCTGGCGCTTCGCCTTCTGGCATCCGGCCAAGGCGCTCTCGCGGCTCGACATCGGCATCATGTATGTCGGCTATCTCTTGATCGTCGCGCAGCTCATCGTGGCGGGCATCGGCCGCTTCATCGAGCTGGCGTGGGTCGGTACGGTGGCGGTGCATCTGTTCACCGTCGGCGTCATGGGCCTCATCGGTCCGGCGATGATCGTGCGCATCTCGAAAGGCCACACCGGCCGCGAGGTGGTGTTCACGCACCTCGACAAGGCGGTGCTGTGGATCATGATCCTGGGATTCCTTGCCCGCGTCGTCGCGCCGCAACTATATCCGTCCGGCTATCTGACGTGGCTCATTCTCGCCGCCAGCTTCTGGCTCGTCGCCTTCGCCATCCTGCTCTGGCGCATCCTGCCGATGCTCGCCGCGCCGCGGGTGGATGGGCGGGAGGGCTAG
- a CDS encoding nitric oxide reductase activation protein NorD, which yields MEEWVGALWDRWITQTARRDHPEAAVALKDIEKTLGVIFRALGGDPGLRIAAAADVAHGARRRLMQRIAGTDSRAAHAALDRETLVLPPRLAVLPAPSLNRDLYVWLAALAASAGPALEKFTEAWIVQNQFATWVTLQRYPGLTARYRQLVEAVLAERIPPEQMPADEAAQERAVRQALVDPGSVAELPPLTRKRAKALQPVPLWLYPVPPAATKQRRHDPGSEETQGEQPKEQPVENKRYQAERGELPENESPLILLFRAESLLSWAEYLRVNRALDEDENPDAGRAAETLDKLTLAEGGERVASKVRFDLDLPAAAEDDLLVGPGILLPEWDWKRQTMKPDFCRLQTMVARQVEAQPLPERLRRHARKLKNQFAALAPVRRWQKAQPEGSELDIDACVRIAADRLAGWHFSGAGAYLNQRPTERDLACLVLADLSLSTDAYANDTQKVIDVIRDSLMLFGEALSATGDAFAFYGFSSLKRSFVRFHEIKPFDRPLDAIARGRIAAIKPGWYTRMGASVRRATQLLEKQPANRRLLLILSDGKPHDIDLYEGRYGIEDTRMALIEAREAGIKPFCVTIDREGAGYLPHLFGPAGYTIVRKPEELPDRLPLLYAQLTGNA from the coding sequence ATGGAAGAATGGGTCGGCGCACTGTGGGATCGCTGGATCACCCAGACGGCGCGGCGCGATCATCCCGAGGCGGCCGTCGCACTCAAGGACATCGAAAAGACGCTCGGCGTGATCTTCCGTGCGCTGGGGGGAGATCCGGGCCTACGCATCGCGGCGGCGGCCGATGTGGCGCACGGCGCGCGCCGGCGCCTGATGCAACGCATCGCCGGCACGGACAGTCGCGCCGCCCATGCCGCGCTCGACCGCGAAACCCTCGTCTTGCCGCCGCGGCTTGCCGTCCTGCCAGCGCCGAGTTTGAACCGCGATCTTTATGTCTGGCTCGCGGCGCTGGCGGCCAGCGCGGGGCCGGCGCTGGAAAAATTTACAGAGGCTTGGATCGTCCAGAACCAGTTTGCCACCTGGGTCACCCTGCAACGCTATCCGGGCCTGACGGCACGTTACCGGCAGCTGGTCGAGGCCGTGCTCGCCGAGCGCATCCCGCCCGAGCAGATGCCGGCCGACGAGGCGGCGCAGGAGCGCGCCGTGCGCCAGGCGCTTGTCGATCCCGGCAGCGTCGCCGAGCTGCCGCCGCTCACCCGCAAGAGGGCGAAGGCTTTGCAGCCGGTGCCGCTGTGGCTCTATCCCGTGCCACCGGCCGCTACGAAGCAGCGCCGGCACGATCCCGGCAGTGAGGAAACACAGGGCGAGCAGCCGAAGGAACAGCCGGTCGAGAACAAGCGCTACCAGGCCGAACGCGGCGAGCTGCCGGAGAACGAATCGCCGCTGATCCTGCTCTTCCGCGCCGAAAGCCTTTTGTCCTGGGCCGAATATCTGCGCGTCAATCGCGCGCTCGACGAGGACGAGAACCCGGACGCCGGCCGCGCCGCCGAGACACTCGACAAGCTCACGCTCGCCGAAGGAGGCGAGCGTGTCGCCTCGAAGGTGCGCTTCGATCTCGATCTGCCGGCGGCGGCCGAGGACGATCTTCTCGTCGGCCCCGGCATTCTGCTGCCCGAATGGGACTGGAAGCGCCAGACGATGAAGCCGGATTTCTGCCGGCTGCAGACGATGGTGGCGCGCCAAGTCGAGGCGCAGCCGCTGCCCGAGCGCCTGCGGCGCCATGCGCGGAAGCTCAAGAACCAGTTCGCCGCGCTCGCGCCGGTGCGCCGCTGGCAGAAGGCCCAGCCCGAAGGCTCGGAGCTCGACATCGACGCCTGCGTGCGCATCGCCGCGGATCGACTGGCCGGCTGGCATTTCTCGGGCGCCGGCGCGTATTTGAACCAGCGGCCGACCGAGCGCGATCTCGCCTGTCTCGTGCTCGCCGATCTGTCGCTGTCCACCGATGCCTATGCCAATGACACGCAGAAGGTGATCGATGTGATCCGCGATAGCCTGATGCTCTTCGGCGAGGCGCTCTCCGCCACCGGCGATGCCTTTGCCTTCTACGGCTTCTCGTCCTTGAAGCGCAGCTTCGTGCGCTTCCACGAGATCAAGCCCTTCGACCGCCCGCTCGACGCCATCGCACGCGGCCGCATCGCGGCCATCAAACCCGGCTGGTATACGCGCATGGGTGCGTCGGTGCGACGCGCGACGCAACTCCTCGAAAAACAGCCGGCCAATCGCCGGCTGCTCTTGATCCTCTCCGACGGCAAGCCGCACGACATCGACCTGTATGAAGGCCGCTACGGCATCGAGGACACGCGCATGGCGCTGATCGAAGCACGCGAAGCCGGCATCAAGCCGTTTTGCGTCACCATCGATCGCGAGGGCGCCGGCTATCTGCCGCATCTCTTCGGCCCGGCGGGCTACACCATCGTCAGAAAGCCCGAGGAGCTGCCCGACCGCCTGCCGCTCTTGTACGCGCAACTGACCGGCAACGCATGA
- a CDS encoding CbbQ/NirQ/NorQ/GpvN family protein gives MSELPFYQPAGNEIDLFEHAHRNRLPVLIKGPTGVGKTRFVAFMAAKLGLPLFTVACHDDLTAADLVGRHLIGDGATYWSDGPLTRAVREGGICYLDEVVEARKDTTVVIHPLADHRRVLPIDRTGEVLHAPDSFMLVVSYNPGYQNFLKGMKPSTRQRFVALRFGFPDAAREEAILIGETGCDAMTAKRLVNIGRALRALKDVDLEEVASTRLLVYAAILIRDGMEPVAACRAALIEALTDDLEVAAALEEVVLATFGK, from the coding sequence ATGAGCGAACTCCCTTTCTACCAGCCCGCCGGCAACGAGATCGATCTGTTCGAACACGCGCACCGCAATCGCCTGCCGGTGCTGATCAAGGGGCCGACCGGCGTGGGCAAGACCCGCTTCGTCGCGTTCATGGCGGCGAAGCTCGGCCTGCCGCTATTCACCGTCGCCTGCCATGACGATCTCACCGCCGCCGATCTCGTCGGCCGCCATCTGATCGGCGATGGCGCCACCTACTGGTCGGATGGGCCGCTCACCCGCGCAGTGCGCGAAGGCGGCATCTGCTATCTCGACGAGGTGGTCGAAGCGCGCAAGGACACCACGGTGGTGATCCATCCGCTCGCCGACCACCGCCGCGTGCTGCCGATCGACCGCACCGGCGAAGTGCTCCATGCGCCCGACAGCTTCATGCTGGTGGTCTCCTACAACCCCGGCTACCAGAATTTCCTCAAAGGCATGAAGCCTTCGACGCGCCAGCGCTTCGTCGCGCTGCGCTTCGGCTTTCCCGATGCCGCGCGCGAGGAGGCGATCCTCATTGGCGAGACCGGCTGCGATGCGATGACCGCGAAACGGCTCGTCAATATCGGCCGCGCTTTGCGCGCATTGAAAGACGTCGATCTCGAAGAGGTCGCCAGCACACGGCTGCTGGTCTATGCGGCAATCCTGATCCGCGACGGCATGGAGCCGGTGGCAGCCTGCCGCGCGGCACTCATCGAGGCGCTCACCGACGATCTCGAAGTCGCCGCCGCGCTCGAGGAAGTCGTGCTCGCCACGTTCGGCAAATGA
- a CDS encoding cytochrome C oxidase subunit IV family protein — MNRLGHAEKIWLLLLALTLAGAWLAETGHAGWPLTFVVAGLIAFKGRLVIDHYMAITAAHPRIRRILHGFVTLVPLLVIFSHGWGDVLRRLTTLH, encoded by the coding sequence ATGAATCGTCTGGGCCACGCCGAAAAAATCTGGCTGCTGCTCCTGGCGCTCACCCTCGCCGGCGCCTGGCTTGCCGAAACCGGCCATGCCGGATGGCCGCTGACTTTCGTCGTCGCCGGCCTGATCGCCTTCAAAGGTCGGCTGGTGATCGACCATTACATGGCGATCACCGCCGCGCATCCGCGCATCCGCCGCATCCTGCATGGCTTCGTCACCCTCGTGCCGCTCTTGGTGATCTTCAGCCATGGCTGGGGGGATGTGCTGCGGCGCCTCACCACGCTGCATTGA
- a CDS encoding cytochrome c oxidase subunit 3 has product MTTAAELVGESVPGNRGIWVGIFCVLVEFLLLFCVYFIAKAHHPAAFERGPDQLATVAGVTITLLLLTSGYCMVKAVAAIRRDARRATLRWVLAALLLGLGYPCVKFFEIRWNVAHGIDGAAGIFYTVYYYLTLNHLVHVSWGLLGLAWVATRTALGVYSSRDYSGLEAAAMYWHSTDVLWLIIFPFFYVLR; this is encoded by the coding sequence GTGACTACAGCAGCAGAACTCGTCGGCGAGTCCGTTCCGGGCAACCGCGGCATCTGGGTTGGCATCTTCTGCGTGCTGGTCGAGTTCCTGCTGCTGTTCTGCGTCTATTTCATCGCCAAGGCACACCATCCGGCCGCCTTCGAAAGAGGGCCGGATCAGCTCGCCACCGTCGCCGGCGTCACGATAACCTTGCTGCTGCTCACCAGCGGCTATTGCATGGTCAAGGCCGTCGCGGCGATTCGCCGCGATGCGCGGCGCGCCACGCTGCGCTGGGTGCTGGCGGCCCTGCTGCTCGGTCTGGGCTACCCGTGCGTCAAGTTCTTCGAAATCCGCTGGAACGTCGCCCACGGCATCGACGGCGCCGCCGGCATCTTCTACACGGTGTATTACTACCTGACGCTCAACCATCTGGTGCATGTCAGCTGGGGCCTGCTGGGACTAGCGTGGGTGGCGACGCGCACCGCCCTCGGTGTCTATTCGTCACGCGACTACAGCGGCCTCGAAGCGGCCGCAATGTACTGGCACAGCACCGACGTGCTGTGGCTGATCATCTTTCCGTTCTTCTACGTGCTGCGATGA
- a CDS encoding c-type cytochrome, which translates to MSTRLFLRIVLCLATLPALVHAAVPEQESGKEIYGPCAACHGDLGQGGKRGEYPRLAGQRAAYIEYTLKKFRSRERINIPMFPYTQERELPDADIKVVAAYLASIQLPTKIPEFKPTDDALTRLLAMEKVMIIPKLEGDLENGKRLYQEECAYCHGVDGRGKTRFPMLVGQYTNYLQKQIAAYIKGERPHDKVADDEEEDDKSKPKAVKLGVLNRLTEKDIQDILAYITHLQDE; encoded by the coding sequence ATGTCTACACGCCTTTTTCTCCGCATCGTGCTCTGTCTGGCCACCCTACCGGCGCTTGTTCATGCCGCCGTGCCGGAGCAGGAATCCGGCAAGGAAATCTATGGCCCCTGCGCCGCCTGCCATGGCGATCTCGGCCAGGGCGGCAAGCGCGGCGAATATCCGCGTCTGGCCGGCCAGCGTGCCGCCTACATCGAATACACGCTGAAGAAATTCCGCTCGCGCGAGCGCATCAACATCCCGATGTTCCCCTACACACAGGAACGCGAGCTGCCGGACGCGGACATCAAAGTGGTCGCCGCCTATCTCGCCAGCATCCAACTGCCGACCAAGATCCCCGAGTTCAAGCCGACCGATGACGCCTTGACGCGCCTGCTGGCGATGGAAAAGGTGATGATCATCCCGAAGCTCGAAGGCGATCTGGAAAACGGCAAACGGCTCTATCAGGAGGAATGCGCCTACTGTCACGGCGTCGATGGCCGCGGCAAGACGCGCTTTCCGATGCTGGTCGGGCAATACACGAATTACCTGCAAAAGCAGATCGCCGCCTATATCAAGGGCGAACGGCCGCACGACAAGGTCGCCGACGACGAGGAAGAAGACGACAAGTCCAAACCCAAGGCCGTGAAGCTCGGCGTGCTCAACCGGCTCACTGAGAAAGACATCCAGGACATTCTGGCCTACATCACGCACCTACAGGATGAATGA
- the nosD gene encoding nitrous oxide reductase family maturation protein NosD, producing the protein MKLLLLLFLSLPALAAPSLQALIDAAAPGSVLRVPPGVYAGPVRIDKPLALDGGGQAEIRGEGRGTVVSIGGRGVSLRGFTIVGSGTLHDGVDAGVLAEGRDHVIENNRIEDVLFGIHLRQAANTVVRGNEVTGKPLALAMRGDAIRMWHGSGNRIENNRFRRARDLTFINSQDSVIIGNQFSDGRYGMQVVFSPRLLIENNRIERMATGIVVLYSRDVVLRGNHIAHALTGGGAGIVFKESDSGIVTGNSVLHCTVGLKVDAPPEKIGLLDVRDNRFAHNIIGLFFYGEAGGHTFENNRFDNNLTTVAISGVGAAAANVWRHNRWDEYQGFDRNRDGIGDTPHEDWLYADRIWMETPMATFFRSSPVLELLDFLERLAPFSAPYRILSDPTPAMH; encoded by the coding sequence ATGAAATTGCTCCTTCTTCTGTTCCTCAGCCTTCCCGCGCTGGCGGCGCCCTCATTGCAGGCGCTGATCGATGCCGCGGCGCCGGGCAGCGTGCTGCGCGTGCCCCCCGGCGTCTATGCCGGCCCGGTCCGCATCGACAAGCCGCTAGCGCTCGACGGCGGCGGTCAGGCGGAGATTCGCGGCGAGGGTCGCGGCACGGTGGTCAGCATCGGCGGACGGGGCGTGAGCTTGCGCGGCTTCACGATCGTCGGCAGCGGCACGCTGCACGATGGCGTCGATGCCGGCGTGCTAGCCGAGGGCCGCGACCACGTCATCGAGAACAACCGCATCGAGGATGTGCTGTTCGGCATCCATCTGCGTCAGGCGGCGAATACCGTGGTGCGCGGTAACGAAGTGACCGGCAAGCCGCTCGCGCTGGCGATGCGCGGCGATGCGATCCGCATGTGGCATGGCAGCGGCAACCGCATCGAGAACAACCGCTTTCGGCGCGCGCGCGACCTGACTTTCATCAACTCGCAGGACAGCGTGATCATCGGCAACCAGTTCAGCGATGGCCGCTATGGCATGCAGGTGGTCTTCTCGCCGCGCCTGTTGATCGAGAATAATCGCATCGAACGGATGGCCACCGGTATCGTCGTGCTCTATTCGCGCGACGTCGTGCTGCGCGGCAATCACATCGCCCATGCGCTGACCGGCGGCGGTGCCGGCATCGTCTTCAAGGAAAGCGATTCCGGCATCGTCACCGGCAACAGCGTGCTGCATTGCACGGTCGGTCTCAAGGTGGATGCGCCGCCCGAAAAGATCGGCCTGCTCGACGTCCGTGACAACCGCTTCGCGCACAACATCATCGGCCTGTTCTTCTACGGCGAGGCCGGCGGCCACACTTTCGAGAACAACCGCTTCGACAACAACCTCACCACGGTGGCGATCAGCGGGGTGGGCGCGGCCGCCGCGAACGTCTGGCGGCACAACCGCTGGGATGAATACCAGGGCTTCGACCGCAACCGCGACGGCATCGGCGACACCCCTCACGAAGACTGGCTCTATGCCGACCGCATCTGGATGGAAACACCGATGGCAACCTTCTTCCGCAGCTCTCCGGTGCTCGAGCTGCTCGATTTTCTCGAACGGCTGGCGCCGTTCTCTGCGCCTTACCGTATCCTCTCCGACCCAACCCCTGCCATGCATTGA